In the Desulfosporosinus acidiphilus SJ4 genome, ATCCTGGACCTTTGCTATGTCTTTTAGTCCTGCTGCGGCATTGTCTTTCAGACCTTCGTCAGTACTGCTCAGCAGAGAATCTAAGGCAGATTTTAAAAAGGCCTTTGCGCTCAATACTGGGGAATTTTTATCTTCCCCTGACATTGAATCATAGACCTTTGCAGATAATACTGGTTCTTTCACTTCTTCATCCTTTTCAGTGATCAATGAGTTAAGAGCAGCTTGCAAAATAGATGCTGAGTCCTGGTCAGAGCTGCTTTTACCAGACCCTAAAGCTGAACCCTCAACAACAGTTTGGATTCCCTTTTGATTAGTTCCTTCATTCGGAACTTCTAGCCACCCTTGGATAATTTTCGCCATAGTTTGACTAAAGCTCATGGAGTCGGATTTTCCTGAATTTATCGAAGTACCCATTGCCGAAGTGTCCGTAATCTCTCCTGAGAGCTTTTCTAAAAGATCCGGGATAACCTGTTTATATTTATCCAATTCCGAAATAATGGGATTATTTCCCTGAGATTTCACCACCGTCTTCCCTAACTGAGAAGAAACCTCATCTGAGGACTGAGAAAGTAAATTCAAGAGCGCCAGTTCTAATGTCTTCCCTCCTAAGAGAGAACTATTGGACGCAGACGCAGAATTAACTGTTAATGATTTCTCAACCCCCTGGCTTACATCATCTCCGGAATTGGCCTCCTTGCCTGCCGGAAGTTCGTTCTGCAGCATTAATTGCGCAAAAAAAGGAAAAGCAAGATTATCTAATCCCATCATAGTTCCCTGTCCATTCGTTGTTTGGGAGCTCGAATCGGAATTTTCGGTAGTTTGCTTTCCTTGTGTAGTATGACTCGCTGCAGAACTCTGTCCTTTCGAATCTGTGCCCGACTTACCCTGAACCTGGCCATTAAGGACTTCGGTAAAAGAACCGGCCGCGCTTCCTGAGTTATCGGTCGAAGTTTTTCCCTTAAGGGGTGAAGTTTTTCCAACCTTGCTGCCACCTGTGGGAATCTCCGAAAGGACATTAATATTAGACATAACCGCTATCACCTCCTTCATACTTCTATTTATTGTATCGACAAAATTCACCTAAAACATTAGGCAAGTTTTTAGAATAAATTCTTTTTCTGCCGGCTGAGTCTTCCTCTTAAGCGCATAATCGCTTGAGAATGAAGTTGAGATATTCTGGATTCCGACAATTTTAGGACGGCAGCAATTTCTTTTAGGGTCAGTTCTTCCTGGTAATAAAGGGCAACCACTAACTTTTCTTTTTCGGGCAATTTTTCCACAGCCTGAGCCAGAATACGTTTTTGTTCCTCTTTCTCAATAGCCTGGTATGCTTCCTGAGCATTGGTGTCCACGAGCAGATTGAGCGGCGAACCATTGCTTTCTCCCTCATTAT is a window encoding:
- a CDS encoding flagellar hook-length control protein FliK, translated to MSNINVLSEIPTGGSKVGKTSPLKGKTSTDNSGSAAGSFTEVLNGQVQGKSGTDSKGQSSAASHTTQGKQTTENSDSSSQTTNGQGTMMGLDNLAFPFFAQLMLQNELPAGKEANSGDDVSQGVEKSLTVNSASASNSSLLGGKTLELALLNLLSQSSDEVSSQLGKTVVKSQGNNPIISELDKYKQVIPDLLEKLSGEITDTSAMGTSINSGKSDSMSFSQTMAKIIQGWLEVPNEGTNQKGIQTVVEGSALGSGKSSSDQDSASILQAALNSLITEKDEEVKEPVLSAKVYDSMSGEDKNSPVLSAKAFLKSALDSLLSSTDEGLKDNAAAGLKDIAKVQDVLKQTLVNEEGQKSSVPSEEKDVQNLNPSLNMGLVNNTAAANITDVKTAATPVWQQIATVISGQVMNKPQDLKQLDIQLHPEDLGKIQIDLRWENGQLHLQVQASQGATGQLLQNQLPDLRQALLNQGINCGMLQMGLGGEGQKNPQGNGSSQTRQQNTNAAGDEDPIPALNIPSLEEDGISQINVTA